A window from Leptothermofonsia sichuanensis E412 encodes these proteins:
- a CDS encoding eCIS core domain-containing protein, producing MGYQPATQTKTATATLQRNPVPLPKSPAASRTSLHPLLRLQQQVGNQAVSQMIQAKLSVGKPNDTYEQEADRVADSVMRMPDLPVQRQAEEEQAQPKPMAEQGASLAQRQADEKEETAQTKPLIGSITPLVQRQTEEKEEQAQMLQRAEEKEEPVQMLQRAEEKEEQAQMLQRAEEKEEPAQAKEEPGQTPAVTANLENRIQSMRSGGQPLPDSTRSFFETRFGYDFSGVRIHTDSQADEVSRQLNAQAFTIRQNVFFSAGRYEPHTTQGKWLLAHELTHTVQQQSPKPLAASPPAVQSYRNAPSPGHSSLRLRRKGAISISANPVGTIVRKVGGKKSPASPAQDPAFKAVVARSQKVAKQQKKHPPAKTKAAEAQAAAKRPANEVASKAAGNQVQQMEQQQPKPFDRAAFKRALLTKIAAAAPKTLEEADEFKQDGKLTTVKGELTGQVDTGKKQSQGNIETKVKQPPSTSGIEAKQVTPLPPTEKGAPPAKVDAKQAAPKPKTADEISLQEGSQSLEQKMADADVSEDQLKKSNEPDFQGAVEAKNEAQTHASTAPQEYRQSEQGILTQAQSQAQATTQTQLTAMHGTRGQLLNQVMGSQRQGQSKDEQERARVANEIQAIYNRTKQKAEERLNRLDSEVNQVFDSGANAAQQTFEDYVERRMRAYKRQRYDRIGGSVLWAKDKLLGMPDEVNAFYQEGRALYLKLMDAVLDKVAATVEKGLNEAKAEIAKGKKEVEDYVKKQPANLQNVAKEAASNIQSQFDQLEQSVNDKQNQLIDSLAQKYNEKLQEIDARIDEMKAANRGLVDKAMDAIAGVIKTILELKNMLMGLLAKAADAIGKIIKDPIGFLGNLVAGVKQGFLNFMDNIGTHLQKGLMGWLFGAIAESGIQLPDSFDLKGILSLVMQILGMTWTFIRARAVKILGEPVVKVLETTAEIFQIIITKGAAGLWEYIKDQLSSLKDVVIEGIKSFVSESIIKAGITWIIGLLNPAGAFIKACKAIYDIIMFFVERGSQILALVNAVLDSVSAIAGGAIGAAAATVENALAKAVPVVISFLAALLGVTGISSKIREIIARVQAPVGKAIDWVINKAYNLVKSAGKLLGIGKDKNKPDPRTEKQKLADLRAALKEAKTIGDNDSLSLKEVKKRIQSVKEKYQLQELKLVVDKVGKEGTTLHFEGKINPEEKSESVLNKNEVDDERFNKLLYEALKELGQEHYKGFTKGEYATTDLYEKAQAADVRSQRPEPEPKVKGFWEWVRRVLRSILGAIQAKLGVAPRTQVADVRSQKPDLPTRSTEAEGAVKQDERIVEQLRKQKEKEIETLANKIHRELARAQISFSAASMAKYYPNNIFQVGGGKFFVEQANNYYIVPAADVGENYEYYDNKRQPLPRNSQGIPEQASGFKIGSRDRVYTKYPYKKLALQEARDLLKDFPANITDGSVTLVAALLVEPSRYSVAQITNLLILENPDLKGKENVFSKFSMTQGESDPAGGGDIARERKMAGQADLFSKNPKYEQIKQLLDSQKTSMEFTPKEAVDKIKALETQLKGAGAEQGEIDKLRNLYVAIARLKTDPKIAHEGRPKIVTDRDLNAVKENSALLSQLQKALEEQKDADDRQLINSFKQKISNYLKLGQG from the coding sequence ATGGGCTACCAACCAGCGACACAAACCAAAACAGCAACGGCAACCCTGCAACGTAACCCAGTGCCGCTGCCCAAATCGCCTGCTGCCAGCCGGACTTCCCTGCATCCATTACTGCGACTGCAACAGCAGGTGGGAAACCAGGCAGTTAGCCAGATGATTCAGGCGAAACTGTCCGTTGGCAAGCCCAATGATACCTATGAACAGGAAGCCGATCGCGTGGCTGATAGCGTCATGCGGATGCCCGATCTTCCAGTGCAGCGGCAAGCGGAAGAGGAGCAAGCACAGCCAAAGCCAATGGCTGAACAGGGTGCTTCCTTAGCGCAACGGCAAGCCGACGAAAAGGAGGAAACCGCCCAAACCAAACCGTTGATTGGATCGATTACTCCCCTGGTGCAGCGGCAAACGGAGGAAAAGGAAGAGCAGGCTCAGATGCTCCAGCGAGCGGAGGAAAAGGAAGAACCCGTTCAAATGCTCCAGCGGGCAGAGGAAAAGGAAGAGCAGGCTCAGATGCTCCAGCGGGCGGAGGAGAAGGAAGAACCCGCTCAGGCGAAGGAAGAACCGGGACAAACTCCAGCCGTCACGGCTAACCTGGAAAACCGGATTCAGTCGATGCGCAGTGGCGGTCAGCCCCTCCCAGACTCGACTCGCAGCTTCTTTGAAACCCGCTTTGGTTACGATTTCAGTGGTGTCCGCATCCACACCGACTCCCAGGCAGATGAAGTATCCCGTCAGCTAAACGCCCAGGCATTCACCATCCGTCAGAATGTCTTTTTCAGTGCCGGACGCTACGAACCCCACACCACCCAGGGCAAATGGCTGCTGGCACACGAACTCACCCATACTGTCCAGCAACAGTCGCCCAAACCGCTGGCAGCCAGCCCTCCTGCCGTTCAGTCCTACCGCAACGCCCCTTCACCCGGACATTCCTCCCTCCGGTTGCGCAGAAAAGGAGCCATTTCTATTTCTGCCAACCCCGTTGGCACCATTGTCCGTAAAGTGGGGGGCAAAAAGTCTCCTGCGTCCCCGGCTCAAGACCCCGCATTTAAAGCCGTTGTGGCGCGATCGCAGAAAGTCGCCAAACAGCAAAAGAAACATCCCCCCGCCAAGACCAAAGCAGCAGAGGCACAAGCCGCTGCCAAAAGACCTGCCAATGAGGTTGCCAGTAAAGCCGCTGGCAATCAAGTCCAGCAGATGGAGCAACAGCAGCCCAAACCCTTCGATCGCGCTGCCTTCAAAAGGGCACTGCTGACAAAAATCGCCGCGGCTGCCCCCAAAACCCTGGAAGAGGCGGATGAATTCAAGCAGGATGGCAAACTGACCACTGTAAAAGGCGAACTGACTGGACAGGTTGATACGGGTAAAAAGCAGTCCCAGGGCAACATTGAAACCAAAGTCAAGCAACCCCCCAGTACCAGTGGCATTGAAGCCAAACAGGTTACACCTCTCCCACCGACAGAAAAGGGTGCGCCCCCAGCCAAAGTTGATGCCAAACAGGCGGCTCCCAAACCCAAAACTGCCGATGAGATTTCCCTGCAAGAGGGCAGCCAGTCCCTTGAGCAAAAAATGGCAGATGCGGATGTCAGCGAAGACCAGTTAAAGAAGTCCAACGAACCCGATTTTCAGGGGGCGGTCGAAGCTAAAAACGAAGCCCAGACCCATGCCAGCACGGCTCCCCAGGAATACCGCCAGAGCGAACAGGGGATTTTGACCCAGGCGCAGTCCCAGGCACAGGCGACGACCCAGACCCAACTGACGGCAATGCACGGTACACGGGGACAACTCCTGAACCAGGTCATGGGTTCCCAGCGTCAGGGACAGAGTAAAGATGAGCAGGAACGGGCGCGTGTTGCCAATGAAATCCAGGCAATCTATAACCGGACGAAACAAAAGGCAGAGGAGCGCCTGAACCGCCTGGACTCGGAAGTGAACCAGGTGTTTGACAGTGGTGCCAATGCCGCTCAACAAACCTTTGAAGACTATGTTGAACGGCGCATGAGGGCTTATAAAAGACAGCGCTACGATCGCATCGGCGGAAGCGTTCTGTGGGCAAAGGACAAACTCCTGGGAATGCCCGATGAGGTGAATGCGTTTTACCAGGAAGGTCGTGCCCTCTATCTCAAACTGATGGATGCAGTTCTGGATAAGGTAGCCGCAACGGTTGAGAAGGGACTGAACGAGGCAAAAGCAGAAATTGCTAAAGGCAAGAAGGAGGTTGAGGATTACGTCAAGAAACAGCCTGCCAACCTGCAAAACGTTGCCAAAGAAGCTGCCAGCAATATCCAGAGCCAGTTTGACCAGTTAGAACAAAGCGTCAACGACAAACAAAATCAACTGATCGACTCCCTGGCACAGAAATATAACGAAAAGCTCCAGGAGATCGATGCCCGCATTGATGAAATGAAGGCAGCCAATCGGGGGCTGGTCGATAAGGCGATGGATGCGATCGCCGGTGTGATCAAAACCATCCTGGAATTGAAAAATATGCTGATGGGCCTGCTGGCAAAAGCCGCCGATGCCATTGGCAAAATTATCAAAGACCCGATTGGGTTCCTGGGCAACCTGGTTGCCGGTGTGAAGCAGGGCTTCCTCAACTTCATGGACAATATCGGCACACACCTGCAAAAGGGGTTGATGGGCTGGTTGTTTGGGGCGATTGCCGAATCCGGGATTCAACTACCAGATAGCTTTGACCTGAAGGGCATTCTCAGCCTGGTGATGCAGATCCTGGGCATGACCTGGACATTTATCCGTGCCCGCGCCGTAAAAATCCTGGGTGAACCCGTCGTCAAAGTGCTGGAAACCACCGCCGAAATTTTCCAAATCATCATCACGAAAGGTGCCGCAGGGCTGTGGGAATACATCAAAGATCAATTGAGTAGCCTCAAAGATGTGGTGATAGAAGGGATTAAATCCTTTGTCAGCGAAAGCATTATCAAAGCAGGAATCACCTGGATTATTGGTTTACTCAATCCAGCCGGAGCCTTCATCAAAGCCTGCAAAGCGATTTATGACATCATCATGTTCTTCGTCGAACGGGGCAGCCAGATCCTTGCCCTGGTCAACGCTGTACTGGATTCAGTCTCTGCTATTGCTGGCGGGGCGATCGGGGCTGCTGCCGCCACTGTCGAAAATGCCCTCGCCAAAGCAGTTCCAGTGGTCATCAGCTTCCTGGCTGCCCTGCTAGGAGTTACAGGTATCAGCAGCAAGATTCGAGAAATTATCGCCAGAGTCCAGGCACCCGTCGGCAAGGCGATCGACTGGGTGATTAATAAGGCATACAACCTGGTCAAATCTGCCGGAAAACTGCTGGGAATTGGTAAAGATAAAAACAAACCTGATCCAAGAACGGAAAAGCAAAAACTAGCTGATTTGCGGGCAGCATTGAAAGAGGCAAAAACAATTGGGGACAATGATTCGCTTTCCTTGAAGGAAGTGAAAAAACGCATCCAATCTGTTAAAGAGAAATACCAACTGCAAGAACTCAAGCTGGTTGTCGATAAAGTTGGTAAAGAGGGAACAACGCTTCACTTTGAAGGAAAAATTAATCCTGAAGAGAAATCAGAGTCGGTTCTGAATAAAAACGAAGTTGATGATGAAAGATTCAACAAATTGCTCTATGAAGCCCTGAAAGAATTGGGACAGGAGCATTATAAGGGATTTACCAAAGGAGAGTACGCCACTACTGACCTGTACGAAAAGGCACAGGCAGCAGATGTTCGATCGCAAAGGCCAGAACCTGAACCCAAAGTGAAAGGGTTTTGGGAATGGGTACGAAGGGTTCTGCGGTCGATTTTGGGAGCTATTCAAGCAAAACTAGGTGTAGCCCCTCGTACTCAGGTAGCGGATGTTCGCTCACAAAAACCAGACTTACCGACAAGATCGACAGAAGCAGAAGGAGCTGTTAAACAAGATGAACGAATAGTTGAGCAACTGAGAAAGCAAAAAGAAAAAGAAATAGAAACACTGGCTAACAAAATTCATCGGGAATTGGCAAGAGCACAGATTTCCTTCTCAGCCGCTTCAATGGCAAAATACTACCCCAATAATATATTCCAAGTTGGAGGTGGTAAATTCTTCGTCGAGCAAGCAAATAATTATTACATTGTTCCAGCAGCAGATGTAGGAGAGAACTACGAATACTACGATAATAAACGGCAGCCTCTTCCCAGAAATAGTCAGGGGATTCCAGAACAGGCAAGTGGATTCAAAATCGGTTCCAGAGATAGAGTCTATACAAAATATCCCTATAAAAAGTTGGCATTACAAGAAGCCAGAGATTTATTGAAAGATTTTCCGGCAAATATTACTGATGGTTCAGTTACGTTGGTTGCTGCACTGCTCGTCGAACCCAGTCGATATTCTGTCGCTCAGATTACAAATCTTTTGATCCTTGAAAATCCCGATCTAAAGGGTAAGGAGAATGTTTTCAGCAAGTTCTCCATGACTCAAGGTGAAAGCGATCCAGCAGGTGGAGGCGACATAGCTCGTGAACGGAAAATGGCAGGTCAAGCTGATCTTTTTAGTAAGAATCCAAAGTACGAGCAAATCAAGCAGTTGCTGGATTCTCAAAAGACATCAATGGAGTTTACTCCAAAGGAAGCAGTAGACAAAATAAAAGCTTTAGAAACTCAACTGAAAGGTGCTGGAGCCGAACAGGGTGAAATTGACAAGCTGAGAAACCTCTATGTTGCCATTGCCAGGTTAAAAACCGATCCTAAAATAGCCCATGAAGGTCGTCCAAAGATTGTCACGGATAGAGATTTGAATGCGGTGAAAGAGAATTCAGCGTTACTGTCCCAATTGCAAAAAGCCTTGGAAGAGCAGAAAGATGCCGACGATCGCCAGTTGATTAATTCCTTTAAGCAAAAAATCAGCAATTATCTTAAGCTTGGTCAAGGTTAG